A section of the Xiphias gladius isolate SHS-SW01 ecotype Sanya breed wild chromosome 8, ASM1685928v1, whole genome shotgun sequence genome encodes:
- the ch25hl1.2 gene encoding LOW QUALITY PROTEIN: cholesterol 25-hydroxylase-like protein 1, member 2 (The sequence of the model RefSeq protein was modified relative to this genomic sequence to represent the inferred CDS: deleted 1 base in 1 codon), with product MYSPQTLGVRYSPCVFYFRLDLTDTSIDLWIRCLGNNSLLQPLWDSLRLSYRDYLRSPLFPVVLTVSSYFVLCLPFLACDIMGGRWAWVQHFKIQPSRRPTASTLLNCAGVTLHNHVFLVLPASLAQWAWRPPVDLPDQAPSLLELIAGVIANLLLFDFQYFIWHLLHPRIRWLYATFHAIHHNYSSPFALATQCLGGWELVTVGFWTTLNPVILRCHLLTTWAFMVLHVYVSIEDHCGYDFPWSTSRLIPFGIYGGPSKHDVHHQKTNTNFAPHFSHWDNIFGTHADLGFSTPIK from the exons ATGTACAGTCCTCAGACATTAGGTGTTCGATATTCACCTTGTGTTTTTTACTTCAGGCTGGATCTTACAGATACCAGTATAGATCTTTGGATAAGATGCCTAGGAAACAACTCTTTGCTGCAGCCTCTGTGGGACAGCCTGAGGCTCAGCTACAGAGACTACTTGAGATCTCCACTCTTCCCTGTTGTTCTGACTGTGTCTTCCTACTTTGTCTTGTGCCTTCCCTTCCTTGCTTGTGACATCATGGGGGGCAGGTGGGCATGGGTCCAGCATTTCAAGATCCAACCTAGCCGACGGCCTACAGCCTCTACACTGCTTAACTGTGCAGGTGTCACCTTGCACAACCATGTGTTCCTTGTGCTCCCAGCATCACTGGCCCAGTGGGCATGGAGGCCACCTGTGGACCTGCCGGACCAGGCTCCGTCTCTGCTGGAGCTGATAGCTGGAGTGATAGCCAACCTGCTGCTCTTTGACTTCCAGTACTTCATCTGGCACCTGCTCCATCCCAGGATCCGCTGGCTGTATGCCACTTTCCATGCCATCCATCATAATTACTCATCTCCCTTTGCTCTTGCCACTCAGTGTCTCGGCGGCTGGGAGCTGGTCACAGTTGGCTTTTGGACCACCCTGAATCCTGTGATCCTGCGATGCCATCTTCTCACCACATGGGCCTTCATGGTGTTGCATGTCTATGTCTCTATAGAGGATCACTGTGGCTATGATTTCCCCTGGTCCACATCACGTTTGATACCGTTTGGCATCTATGGAGGGCCCAGCAAGCATGATGTGCACCATCAGAAAACC AACACCAACTTTGCACCACACTTCAGCCACTGGGACAATATATTTGGGACACATGCTGATTTGGGCTTCTCTACCCCTATAAAATAG
- the si:dkey-24l11.2 gene encoding uncharacterized protein si:dkey-24l11.2, giving the protein MENGEEGRTGESEPVRHTQQLCRFFSQGRHCSFGKRCKFLHVRDDTSAQVMKTVRTPSQSNATRPNSEDPGGNVGQGPLPANNSRAGPSAGRRPCRYFISGHCTMEDRCRFWHPPQLPPVDELPVSGSQTRPAQRMPPVSRPSILQDVRLCDLTEDVAKQLRDTEIKQLKKRFPKDQLIVQERSDGKVTYYRVTVEATDPDWPFDLKETDIMVSFPDNYPQEIFTLDIPLDQDLPPVMARHVQQASLEWLQAKHATNQLLGKAELLFRPFLRWLDRSLERLFTEGARQLKKDVDLEKAGLQFIPYHELQTTVCEKSENDHSSHRASDSTAAADSDEDASNDGKLEKTEGERSVEGRTPLHPGCDDEQQQQEDACHLVENIKISDPRRGTEVKVLGLRLGENTATVVAQQITVCLQCNRCKVTADLTLTGRTACTAQCDKCNTSINAAFRPCMLHHYSDVLGYLDLHNAAPADLVLQDCELIVGCLSCSQECLVQNLAYGQTKEFNCEHCHSKLSILAESTRFQYIQPRAHKTVSSAVNYKTIRDPAVQKGKPLPEKGTCKHYKQSHRWLRFPCCGRAYPCDVCHDEDQDHPMELATRMICGYCAKEQPYGNRKPCLSCGSMMTRGTGTRHWEGGLGCRNRVKMCRNDRQKYANTNKTVSRKAASEKK; this is encoded by the exons ATGGAGAATGGTGAGGAAGGGAGAACAGGTGAATCAGAGCCAGTTCGTCATACACAGCAACTGTGCCGCTTCTTCTCTCAAGGGAGACACTGCAGTTTTGGGAAGAGATGTAAATTTCTACATGTAAGAGATGACACCAGTGCTCAAGTGATGAAAACAGTCAGGACACCCAGCCAGTCAAATGCCACACGTCCAAACTCAGAGGATCCTGGAGGAAATGTAGGGCAAGGGCCTCTTCCTGCTAATAACTCTAGGGCTGGCCCTTCAGCTGGGCGCCGCCCATGTCGCTACTTTATCTCAGGCCACTGCACCATGGAGGACAGGTGTCGCTTCTGGCATCCACCTCAGCTCCCCCCGGTGGATGAGCTGCCTGTTTCTGGCAGTCAGACAAGACCCGCTCAGAGAATGCCACCAGTATCCCGCCCCAGCATCCTCCAGGACGTCAGGCTGTGTGATCTGACAGAGGATGTCGCCAAGCAGCTACGAGACACCGAAATCAAACAGTTGAAGAAGCGTTTTCCCAAAGACCAGCTTATTGTTCAGGAACGCAGTGATGGCAAAGTTACTTATTACAGGGTGACTGTAGAGGCCACTGATCCAGACTGG CCTTTTGATCTGAAAGAAACTGACATCATGGTGAGCTTCCCAGACAACTACCCACAGGAG ATATTCACTTTGGATATACCATTGGATCAGGATCTGCCACCAGTAATGGCAAg ACATGTACAACAGGCATCTTTGGAGTGGCTTCAGGCCAAGCATGCAACCAATCAGCTTCTGGGAAAGGCAGAGCTGCTCTTTCGGCCTTTTCTTCGCTGGCTAGATCGCAGTTTGGAGAGACTGTTCACTGAAGGAGCCAGGCAG ttgaaaaaaGACGTTGACTTAGAGAAGGCTGGACTGCAGTTTATACCATACCACGAGCTGCAGACAACAGTGtgtgaaaaatcagaaaatgatcACTCATCTCACCGTGCCTCTgactccactgctgctgcagattCAGATGAGGATGCCAGCAATGACGGAAAACTGGAAAAGACAGAAGGCGAGAGGTCAGTGGAGGGAAGAACGCCTTTGCATCCAGGCTGTGAtgatgagcagcagcagcaagaggaCGCTTGTCATCTGGTGGAGAACATTAAGATCAGTGATCCCCGCAGAGGCACTGAGGTGAAGGTGCTGGGACTGAGGCTGGGAGAGAACACAGCCACCGTAGTCGCCCAACAGATTACAGTTTGTCTTCAGTGTAAtag GTGTAAGGTAACTGCAGACCTGACACTCACTGGAAGGACAGCCTGCACAGCTCAGTGTGATAAGTGCAATACAAGCATCAATGCTGCATTCAGGCCCTGCATGCTGCACCATTACAGTGATGTCCTGGGATACCTGGACCTTCACAACGCTGCACCTGCTGACCTCGTGCTTCAGGACTGTGAACTTATTGTGGGCTGCCTCAGCTGCTCCCAGGAGTGCCTTGTGCAG aACCTTGCCTATGGACAAACAAAGGAGTTTAATTGTGAACACTGCCACAGCAAACTCAGTATCCTGGCTGAGAGCACAAGATTCCAGTATATTCAGCCACGCGCCCACAAAACAG TTTCAAGTGCCGTTAATTATAAGACGATTAGAGACCCTGCTGTCCAAAAGGGGAAGCCACTGCCGGAAAAGGGAACATGCAAACATTACAAACAAAGCCATCGCTGGCTAAG GTTTCCCTGCTGTGGCCGGGCTTACCCCTGTGATGTGTGCCACGATGAGGACCAGGATCACCCCATGGAACTCGCCACCAGGATGATCTGTGGCTACTGTGCCAAAGAACAG CCCTACGGCAATAGAAAGCCTTGCCTCAGCTGTGGGAGCATGATGACGAGAGGCACAGGCACAAGACACTGGGAGGGAGGACTGGGATGCAGAAACAGAGTCAAAATGTGCAG aAACGATCGACAAAAATATGCCAACACCAACAAAACGGTTTCAAGGAAGGCAGCCAGTGAAAAGAAGTAG
- the kti12 gene encoding protein KTI12 homolog yields the protein MPLMVMCGYPCSGKTRRVEEMKMYFEENTKRKVHIVGEGALGVEKNSVYADSQKEKNVRAALKAEVERKVNKDDIVILDSLNYIKGYRYELFCLIKHAQTPHCLVYCLTSDEQSSSWNSSRDAAERYTQDIFDALVLRFEAPDSRNRWDSPLFTILRDDTLPFEAISDALFKRKAPPPNQSTQSQPLSSSSFLYELDKITQDVLMAIFNAQKTSVPGDLVSVPGATEKIELTRSINMAELRKLRRQFISYTKMHPTENTGQISNMFVQYLNKSLH from the exons ATGCCTCTGATGGTGATGTGCGGTTACCCCTGTAGTGGTAAAACCCGACGGGTAGAAGAAATGAAGATGTATTTCGAAGAGAACACAAAACGAAAAGTTCACATCGTGGGAGAAGGAGCCCTGGGCGTTGAGAAAAACAGTGTTTACGCAG ATtcccaaaaggaaaaaaatgtcagagcagCTCTGAAAGCTGAAGTAGAGAG aAAAGTCAACAAGGATGACATTGTAATTTTGGActcattaaattacataaaag GTTACCGCTATGAACTGTTCTGTCTCAtcaaacatgcacagacaccACACTGCCTG GTATACTGTTTGACGTCAGATGAACAGAGCTCATCGTGGAATAGCAGCAGAGATGCTGCTGAGCGGTACACCCAGGACAT CTTTGACGCATTAGTTCTGAGATTTGAAGCTCCAGACTCCAGAAACCGATGGGACAGTCCACTCTTCACCATCCTGAGAGACGACACGCTTCCGTTTGAAGCCATTTCTGACGcacttttcaaaagaaaagcaCCCCCACCAAACCAGTCTACTCAGAGT caaCCACTGTCGTCTTCAAGCTTCTTGTACGAGTTGGACAAGATCACACAAGATGTGTTAATG gCAATTTTTAACGCCCAGAAGACTAGTGTTCCGGGGGATCTAGTTTCAGTTCCAGGAGCTACAGAAAAG ATCGAGCTCACCAGGAGCATCAACATGGCAGAGCTGCGGAAACTACGGCGCCAGTTCATCAGCTACACCAAGATGCACCCGACGGAGAACACAGGACAAATTTCCAACATGTTTGTGCAGTATTTAAATAAGAGCCTCCATTGA
- the znf592 gene encoding zinc finger protein 592, with product MGDMKTPDFDDLLAAFDIPDATGLDAKEPIQGSHEETDSQLKHTGICLDDSLLGNQAVTASDIPAVSVIVKNTSRQESLEGFGDRLHSGTALQNGFRGQETSIDSVETSNTGFSKSFVSALNGESSRELLGKAPIQLKPDGTPIFSQSLSHFSPISSPESEDTQCSRDEMHPKQERPCFPEASVLVEPSVPDNPNKLDLSVFDDCPTNSGIPKNTQRSRAESSRNEEPSETCVSNEMDTTPRVHSALSPPKSNQNFIETNCNSGTTMDLPTTYSHVKSQTSKLSSCLEALVALNARKDPSEQTNPRETSLVQNDCMKASPKVPISPRSPRSPLEAVKRLMKPSDSPVSICSDSSSKGSPALASGSPPAIPRVRIKTIKTTSGQIKRTVTSVLPDSETDEVHSTYESSPSQSMISEDSYCNMSPHQSQIAVVDSIAGIQSKSTPASASSPKGLRNKSEADSRRSGTTQSATIFHNTSAPVKRSVAHLGQKPKRVSATTGHTTSTNFLPKAMHLASLNLVPHSVAASVAARSISNQQSQHTLSSPVYSTVPLVHQVKTANPYPRTSNPNTAAGTLNRLLNNANPVPTYVPNLNPPPESNINLPPRGYCCLECGDSFGVERSLAFHYSRRSVHIEVGCTHCAKTMVFFNKCALLAHAREHKSNGMVMQCTQLHMKPIAEEQMFVPPSAEPLNWDSYTSPSPSPKSQPVLPLYPDNVIRHRLRCLECNKQLSDYKALAGHYQRPSEDVEGLMCKVCSMLLPNKCSFRAHQRIHAHKSPYCCPECGALSRSADIQKHVKENCLHYARKAWYKCLHCDMVFKTLQGQKTHIEEKHCEVFYKCSICPVAFKTSDSCEVHLKNKHSAGKISPQLIFKCSCEAIFKKKQLLFQHFHQNANKRVTCVFKCPECNSVFPQKQLLMQHFKGVHVGNTTAETEKNGRQSDKTDRHQHIHSVQQQKSHSAVKHTDGPRKKAEQDGRTRVKPTGWTCGECLQWFPERESYVSHVKTKHGKSMKKYPCRHCEQSFNSTTSLRRHIRNDHDGKKKIYTCWYCTDTKTLFTTSVMLKNHISLMHGIKNPDLGQMPKTAIQDSKKALGKGVVSETPAVGTQKEGPDRAGSLEAPSAKRLKTQFRCSKCGFITDDSTQFQQHLPQHKTDENTPQCLHCGLCFTSVLSLNRHLFIVHKVKDPEEEETEEEDEEEEEGAAEGREKEQDNQPVESAETDEVHHLLTELNKTESSQAEEPAGLHCDKTTDCILKLSAHSQSQTVSLR from the exons ATGGGTGACATGAAAACCCCAGATTTTGATGATCTTCTGGCTGCCTTTGACATCCCAGATGCCACGGGGTTGGATGCCAAAGAGCCCATCCAAGGGAGTCATGAGGAGACAGACAGTCAGCTGAAACACACAGGGATATGTCTGGATGACAGTTTATTGGGTAACCAAGCTGTCACAGCATCGGATATTCCTGCTGTAAGTGTTATTGTGAAAAACACAAGTCGCCAGGAATCATTGGAAGGTTTTGGTGATAGGCTTCACTCAGGAACAGCATTGCAGAATGGATTCAGAGGACAAGAGACCTCCATTGACTCCGTTGAGACAAGTAACACTGGCTTCTCCAAATCATTTGTCTCTGCTTTGAATGGGGAGAGTTCAAGAGAGCTTCTTGGAAAGGCACCTATTCAGCTCAAACCTGATGGAACACCAATATTTTCCCAGTCACTTTCTCATTTTAGTCCCATCTCCAGCCCTGAGTCTGAAGACACTCAGTGTAGCAGAGATGAAATGCATCCAAAACAAGAGAGACCCTGTTTCCCAGAAGCTTCAGTTTTGGTGGAACCTTCAGTCCCAGACAATCCAAATAAATTGGACCTCAGCGTGTTTGATGACTGCCCAACAAACTCTGGTATTCCCAAGAACACTCAAAGGAGCAGAGCAGAAAGTAGTAGAAATGAGGAGCCCTCTGAGACCTGTGTCAGTAACGAAATGGATACAACACCTAGAGTACACAGTGCACTTTCCCCACCAAAAAGTAACCAGAACTTTATTGAGACCAACTGCAATTCAGGAACCACAATGGATCTTCCCACCACTTATTCACATGTCAAATCTCAGACATCTAAATTATCCTCTTGTCTTGAGGCTTTGGTGGCTCTGAATGCTAGAAAAGATCCCAGTGAGCAGACTAATCCCAGAGAGACATCCTTAGTTCAGAATGACTGCATGAAAGCTAGCCCCAAGGTGCCCATATCCCCACGAAGCCCTAGAAGTCCACTTGAAGCTGTGAAACGGTTAATGAAACCCTCTGATAGCCCTGTGAGTATCTGCAGTGATAGTAGCAGCAAAGGATCCCCTGCATTGGCATCTGGGTCACCCCCTGCTATACCCAGGGTCAGAATTAAGACCATCAAAACCACGTCCGGGCAGATCAAGCGCACAGTAACCAGTGTGCTGCCTGATTCAGAAACAGATGAAGTTCATTCTACCTATGAATCCTCTCCATCGCAGAGCATGATTAGTGAAGACTCTTACTGCAACATGTCTCCTCATCAGTCTCAAATTGCGGTAGTTGATAGCATTGCTGGAATACAGAGTAAAAGCACCCCAGCTAGTGCATCGTCACCGAAAGGTTTACGCAACAAATCAGAGGCAGACTCCAGGAGGTCAGGCACAACGCAGTCCGCAACAATATTTCATAATACTAGTGCTCCCGTCAAAAGGTCTGTTGCTCATCTGGGGCAGAAACCAAAGAGAGTTTCAGCCACAACGGGCCATACAACTAGCACAAACTTCCTTCCCAAAGCAATGCACTTAGCTAGTTTGAACCTGGTCCCTCACAGCGTTGCTGCTTCAGTAGCTGCACGGTCCATCTCTAATCAACAAAgccaacacacactctcctctcCGGTGTACAGTACTGTCCCATTGGTGCATCAGGTCAAAACAGCCAACCCTTATCCTCGCACGTCCAATCccaacacagcagcaggaacCTTGAACAGACTCTTGAATAATGCCAACCCTGTGCCAACATATGTGCCCAACCTGAACCCCCCTCCAGAGAGCAACATCAACCTTCCACCACGGGGTTACTGCTGCCTTGAGTGTGGGGACTCCTTTGGGGTGGAGAGGAGTCTTGCGTTTCATTACAGCAGGAGGAGCGTTCACATTGAAGTAGGATGTACACATTGTGCAAAGACCATGGTGTTCTTCAACAAGTGTGCCTTGTTGGCACATGCCCGGGAGCACAAGAGCAATGGCATGGTGATGCAGTGCACACAGCTCCATATGAAACCCATTGCAGAGGAACAAATGTTTGTGCCCCCGAGCGCTGAACCTTTGAATTGGGACTCTTACACCTCGCCATCACCCTCTCCTAAAAGCCAACCTGTCCTGCCCTTATATCCAGACAATGTCATTCGCCACCGACTCCGATGCCTGGAGTGTAACAAGCAGTTATCTGACTACAAAGCACTTGCAGGCCATTACCAGAGGCCATCAGAAGATGTGGAAGGACTA ATGTGTAAGGTGTGCTCAATGTTGCTACCCAACAAGTGCAGCTTCAGAGCTCACCAACGCATTCATGCACACAAGTCCCCCTACTGCTGTCCTGAGTGTGGTGCCCTGAGTCGCTCTGCAGACATACAGAAGCATGTCAAGGAAAACTGTCTGCACTATGCACGCAAGGCTTGGTACAA atgtCTTCACTGTGATATGGTTTTCAAGACCCTTCAAGGACAAAAGACTCATATTGAAGAGAAACACTGTGAGGTCTTTTACAAGTGCTCCATCTGTCCAGTTGCCTTTAAGACCTCTGACAGCTGTGaagttcatttgaaaaataaacacagtgctGGCAAAATATCCCCTCA GTTGATCTTTAAGTGTTCATGTGAGGccattttcaagaaaaagcaGTTACTGTTCCAGCATTTCCATCAGAATGCCAACAAGCGTGTTACCTGTGTATTCAAGTGTCCAGAATGCAACTCAGTCTTTCCACAAAAGCAGCTGTTAATGCAGCACTTCAAG ggtGTGCATGTGGGAAACACGACAGCAGAGACGGAGAAGAATGGTAGACAATCTGACAAGACTGACCGGCACCAGCATATTCATTCCGTCCAACAACAGAAGAGTCACAGTGCCGTTAAACACACAGACGGTCCCAGAAAAAAAGCTGAGCAGGATGGCAGAACTCGTGTGAAGCCTACCGGCTGGACGTGTGGGGAGTGTCTCCAGTGGTTCCCTGAAAGAGAATCCTATGTTTCCCATGTGAAGACCAAACATGGAAAg TCAATGAAGAAGTATCCATGTCGACATTGTGAGCAGTCTTTCAACTCTACAACCAGTCTGAGAAGACATATTCGCAATGACCATGAcgggaaaaagaaaatttacacTTGCTG GTATTGCACGGACACAAAGACTTTATTTACGACAAGTGTGATGTTGAAAAACCACATCAGTCTGATGCATGGAATCAAAAATCCTGATCTTGGCCAAATGCCGAAAACCGCCATCCAGGACTCAAAAAAGGCTTTGGGCaag GGAGTTGTATCAGAGACACCTGCTGTGGGCACACAGAAGGAGGGGCCAGATCGCGCTGGGAGTCTGGAGGCTCCATCGGCGAAGCGTCTGAAAACTCAGTTCCGCTGTTCAAAGTGTGGTTTCATTACAGACGACAGTACACAGTTCCAGCAGCATTTACCTCAGcataaaactgatgaaaacactCCTCAGTGCCTTCACTGTGGCCTGTGTTTCACATCTGTGCTGTCTCTCAACAGACATCTTTTTATTGTACACAAAGTCAAAGAccctgaggaagaggagacagaagaggaggacgaggaggaggaggagggggcggcAGAGGGTAGGGAGAAGGAGCAGGATAATCAGCCAGTTGAATCAGCAGAGACTGATGAGGTACATCATTTGTTAACAGAGCTAAACAAAACGGAGTCCTCACAGGCGGAAGAGCCAGCAGGTCTGCACTGTGACAAGACCACAGactgtattttaaaactgaGCGCTCACTCTCAGTCACAAACAGTGTCTCTCCGGTAG
- the ch25hl1.1 gene encoding cholesterol 25-hydroxylase-like protein 1, member 1 — MLNISGLPLPLTASAAHLEQTVCSRASDCLLQPFWDYLLFHHRPLISSPFFPVLLAFSSYFFFSIPFAVLDLLGEKVPLMYQYKIQPDRQPTLGMMAKSFNTALYNHIFFVLPSVFIGMFILPAPALPQEAPSLYEVFIDGLAVLLLFDTQYYIWHFIHHKHPQLYRWIHAIHHEYMAPFSWSTEQLSIPELMTVGVWSNQDPVLLKCHPLTTWCVTIFSIWMSVEDHIGYNLPWTLNHLVPFGLLGGAPAHDMHHQKPNSNYAPFFRHWDIIFGTTVPLKKKTMRR, encoded by the coding sequence ATGTTGAACATCAGTGGGCTGCCTCTGCCGCTCACTGCCTCTGCAGCTCACCTGGAGCAGACAGTCTGCTCCAGGGCCTCAGACTGTCTGCTGCAGCCTTTCTGGGACTATTTGCTTTTTCACCACCGGCCTCTCATTTCATCTCCTTTTTTCCCAGTCCTACTTGCTTTTTCCAGCTATTTCTTCTTCAGTATACCTTTTGCTGTACTGGATCTCTTGGGAGAAAAGGTGCCCTTAATGTATCAGTACAAGATCCAACCAGACAGGCAGCCAACACTGGGAATGATGGCTAAGAGCTTCAATACAGCGCTGTATAACCACATCTTCTTTGTTCTCCCAAGTGTATTCATTGGCATGTTCATATTGCCAGCACCAGCACTGCCACAGGAGGCTCCTTCGCTGTATGAGGTATTTATTGATGGACTGGCTGTACTTCTACTCTTTGACACTCAGTACTACATTTGGCATTTCATACATCACAAGCACCCACAGCTTTACCGGTGGATCCATGCAATCCACCATGAATACATGGCACCTTTCTCGTGGTCAACGGAGCAGCTCAGCATCCCGGAGCTGATGACTGTGGGCGTCTGGAGCAACCAGGACCCTGTTCTTTTGAAGTGTCACCCGCTGACCACATGGTGCGTCACAATTTTCAGTATCTGGATGTCTGTGGAGGACCACATAGGCTACAACCTGCCGTGGACCCTCAACCATCTGGTGCCTTTTGGTCTGCTGGGTGGTGCACCAGCTCATGACATGCACCACCAGAAGCCGAACAGTAACTACGCTCCTTTCTTCAGACACTGGGACATAATCTTTGGCACCACCGtccctctgaaaaaaaaaactatgagaAGATGA
- the slc28a1 gene encoding sodium/nucleoside cotransporter 1 — MIGTFIEVRVYLPAVYFTAPHLTAGLRKLKMNESNSVQMQIVTDAKGNGVDNQAFEREEGNITDTDSFTRQPKKTKKGLGSYLSVVSKPIDVTEDYIKSHSKTFKCIALGVLGAGYVAYFIAACVLNFERAIALVVLTSLAVVVKSCELLKQYKGKSISQCLRPAVRCFKSNLKWIKWVFILAVVALLVAWLVLDTSKRPEQLISFGGVCMFVVLEFLFSAHRTAVSWRPVFWGLGLQFCIGLFVIRTQPGLIAFEWLGKQVQIFLDYTKAGSQFVFGDLIADIFAFQALPIVVFFSSVMSILYFLGIMQWLILKISWVMQITMGTSPTETLSVAGNIFVGQTEAPLLIRPYLEDMTKSEIHAVMTGGFATIAGSVMGAFISFGIDASSLISASVMAAPCALAISKLSYPETEESPFNSGKNIKVASGDEQNILEAASNGAAASVGLVANIAANLIAFLAILAFVNQALSWLGGMVGYPALTFQLICSYMFMPLAFMMGIPYDESFIVAKLIGTKLFLNEFVAYEKLSELKDNRLQGLDEVVGGERQWISVRSEIITTYALCGFANFSSLGIVIGGLSSICPSRRRDVSSIVLRAMITGTCVSLVNACIAGILFVPPLDCVELFKGSAFSATDGNVQTCCQDLFQSTVNNGTISFEGSWSKVVNVTMFFSKCCQCCGLPDVAVCK, encoded by the exons ATGATCGGAACTTTCATAGAGGTCAGAGTATATTTACCTGCAGTGTATTTTACAGCACCGCATTTGACAGCCGGATTGAGGAAGCTCAAAATGA aCGAAAGCAACAGTGTCCAGATGCAAATTGTGACCGACGCCAAAGGAAATGGCGTGGACAACCAGGCTTTTGAAAGAGAG GAGGGCAACATTACTGATACTGACAGCTTCACAAGGCAGcctaaaaagactaaaaaggGACTGGGATCATATCTAAG CGTAGTGTCCAAGCCAATTGATGTCACAGAGGATTACATCAAGTCTCACTCAAAAACCTTCAAATGCATTGCGCTGGGGGTACTTGGAGcag gTTACGTGGCATACTTCATCGCAGCCTGTGTATTGAATTTCGAGAGGGCCATCGCTCTTGTAGTCTTAACCAGTCTGGCTGTTGTTGTTAAATCATGTGAACTTTTGAAGCAGTATAAGGGAAAAAGCATCAGTCAGTGTTTAAGACCCGCAGTCAGATGCTTTAAATCAAACCTGAAATGGATAAAATG GGTTTTCATCTTAGCAGTTGTGGCCCTGCTTGTGGCGTGGCTTGTCTTGGACACAAGCAAGCGACCTGAGCAGCTTATATCATTTggaggtgtgtgcatgttcgTCGTGCTTGAATTCCTCTTCTCAGCACACAGGACAGCG gtATCATGGAGGCCTGTGTTTTGGGGTCTCGGATTGCAGTTCTGTATTGGCCTTTTTGTCATAAGAACACAGCCTGGACTCATAGCTTTCGAATGGCTTGGAAAACAAGTGCAG ATCTTCCTCGACTATACCAAAGCTGggtcacagtttgtttttggggATCTGATCGCAGACATCTTTGCCTTTCAA GCTTTGCCCATCGTTGTGTTCTTCAGCAGCGTGATGTCGATCCTGTACTTCTTGGGGATAATGCAGTGGCTCATATTGAAG ATCTCATGGGTAATGCAGATAACGATGGGAACCTCTCCCACAGAGACCTTGAGTGTGGCAGGCAATATATTTGTTGGGCAG ACTGAAGCACCGCTGCTGATCCGCCCCTATTTGGAGGACATGACCAAATCTGAGATCCATGCGGTTATGACTGGCGGATTTGCCACAATTGCAGGCAGTGTCATGGGGGCATTCATCTCATTTGGG ATTGATGCATCCTCCTTGATATCAGCCTCTGTGATGGCTGCTCCTTGTGCTTTGGCCATCTCCAAGCTGTCTTATCCAGAGACGGAGGAGAGTCCCTTCAACTCAGGGAAGAATATTAAAGTGGCTTCTGG AGATGAACAGAACATTCTGGAGGCTGCTAGCAATGGAGCAGCTGCTTCAGTAGGTCTTGTTGCTAACATTGCAGCAAACTTGATAGCCTTTCTTGCCATCCTCGCGTTCGTAAATCAAGCTTTGAGTTGGCTCGGAGGTATGGTGGGATATCCTGCACTCACATTTCAG tTAATTTGCTCTTACATGTTTATGCCTTTGGCCTTCATGATGGGGATACCATATGATGAGAGTTTCATTGTGGCTAAACTAATTGGCACAAAGCTCTTCCTCAATGAGTTTGTGGCTTATGAGAAATTATCGGAACTGAAGGACAACAGGCTCCAAGGACTTGATGAGGTTGTTGGAGGTGAAAGACAATGGATATCT GTCCGATCAGAAATAATCACCACTTATGCTCTTTGTGGATTCGCAAACTTTAGCTCACTGGGTATTGTTATCGGTGGCCTAT CCTCTATATGCCCATCAAGAAGACGTGATGTCTCGTCTATAGTGCTGAGGGCTATGATCACTGGAACTTGTGTATCTCTTGTCAATGCCTGCATTGCAG GGATCCTCTTTGTTCCTCCATTGGACTGTGTGGAGCTCTTCAAAGGGTCTGCTTTTAGTGCCACAGATGGAAACGTTCAAACTTGCTGTCAAGACCTCTTTCAAAG CACTGTAAACAACGGGACCATCTCATTCGAAGGCTCTTGGAGCAAAGTAGTAAATGTCACTatgtttttctctaaatgttgtcagtgttgtggTCTTCCTGATGTGGCAGTTTGTAAgtag